From Etheostoma cragini isolate CJK2018 chromosome 10, CSU_Ecrag_1.0, whole genome shotgun sequence, the proteins below share one genomic window:
- the fgfbp1a gene encoding fibroblast growth factor-binding protein 1: MALLTNVTILLVLACISHQLVLSGCQRSQGRRGRGVDRGQHKDRPGLTVGRRTKSVSAQPIKGKMVTKDKSQCTWAAIGEDLFILGVTCKKGDRSFSCEYFARPAVCPQYDSNVKLYWKQIARALKKQKSLCQDSSALVRAGMCKRAARDAHFRLHNPQRKTDPPSNPQPAPRAMKSCKPGNKKLAEEHCNDSWSSFCTFFFTMVQDYDC; encoded by the coding sequence atgGCTCTCCTTACCAATGTCACCATCCTGCTGGTCCTGGCTTGCATTTCCCATCAGTTGGTGTTAAGCGGCTGCCAAAGGAGCCAAGGACGGAGGGGACGAGGAGTGgacagaggacaacacaaggacaggCCAGGGCTGACAGTGGGCCGCCGTACAAAATCTGTCTCTGCACAACCCATTAAGGGCAAAATGGTTACCAAAGACAAGTCCCAGTGCACCTGGGCAGCAATAGGTGAGGACCTCTTCATCCTTGGTGTCACCTGCAAGAAGGGGGACAGGAGCTTCAGCTGTGAATATTTCGCCAGAccagctgtctgtccccagtaCGATTCCAATGTCAAACTTTACTGGAAGCAAATTGCCAGAGCGCTGAAGAAGCAAAAGAGTTTGTGCCAGGACAGTAGTGCATTGGTCAGGGCAGGTATGTGCAAAAGAGCTGCCAGAGATGCTCATTTCAGACTCCATAATCCTCAAAGGAAGACTGACCCGCCTTCCAATCCACAACCAGCACCCAGAGCTATGAAATCCTGTAAACCTGGTAACAAGAAGCTGGCTGAGGAGCACTGCAACGACTCCTGGTCAAGTTTTTGCACATTCTTTTTTACTATGGTGCAGGATTATGATtgctga
- the fgfbp2a gene encoding fibroblast growth factor-binding protein 2, with translation MWTQDSTLLLLLACCLWSAEAQSDRRQSIWDDPIKFKTKANDLCSMIITGHGEYTRLRVSCYSNKRSYWCEYIGKPHTCRSYNTNPRHYFVQMTWVLRKLQNACQASRQIKPHMCRKAPDDSQMVFSSASFTRSPADASSRTGARPQPRPAPTKATIRVPPRVKTTLRATPQPSAPPVESNAKRMAQQYCWRSLQGICSYFIGLFRN, from the coding sequence ATGTGGACCCAGGACAGcactctgctgctactgctcGCCTGCTGCCTTTGGTCAGCCGAGGCTCAGAGCGACAGGAGACAAAGCATCTGGGATGATCCCATCAAATTTAAAACTAAGGCCAATGACTTGTGCTCCATGATCATCACCGGTCACGGGGAATACACCAGGCTGAGGGTGTCATGCTATAGTAACAAGCGCTCCTACTGGTGTGAATACATCGGCAAGCCTCACACCTGCCGCTCCTACAACACAAACCCTCGTCACTACTTCGTCCAGATGACCTGGGTCCTCAGAAAGCTCCAGAACGCCTGCCAGGCCTCAAGGCAGATCAAACCTCACATGTGCAGGAAGGCACCCGATGACTCTCAAATGGTCTTTTCATCGGCTTCCTTCACCCGGTCACCGGCAGATGCTTCATCTAGGACAGGAGCAAGACCTCAACCTCGTCCTGCACCCACAAAGGCAACCATTCGAGTCCCACCACGAGTGAAAACAACTCTGAGAGCCACTCCACAACCATCGGCCCCTCCTGTCGAGAGCAATGCAAAGAGGATGGCTCAGCAGTACTGCTGGAGGTCACTTCAAGGCATTTGCTCCTACTTCATCGGTTTGTTTCGGAACTAA